The proteins below come from a single Anguilla rostrata isolate EN2019 chromosome 3, ASM1855537v3, whole genome shotgun sequence genomic window:
- the LOC135250424 gene encoding activin receptor type-2A-like isoform X3 yields MGAATKLAFAVFLISCSSGAILGRSEKQECVYYNSSWEKDRTNRSGIEACFGETDKRKHCFATWKNTSGSIEIVKQGCWLDDVNCYDSSECVEKKEGPDVFFCCCEGNMCNKKFFYNPDTTPPVPSTLNPFTQQPPLFNTLLYSLVPIMGIAAIILFSFWMYRHHKLAYPPVLVPTQHAFHIMIEDPGPTPPSPLLGQKPLQLLELKSRGRFGCVWKAQLLSDYVAVKIFPIQDKQSWQHEYETYSLSGMKHENILHFLGAEKRGTNMDVELWLITAYHEKGSLTDYLKANVVSWNELCHIAQTTARGLAYLHEDIPGLKDGHKPAIAHRDIKSKNVLLKTNLTACIADFGLAQRFDAGKSAGDTHGQVGTRRYMAPEVLEGAINFQRDAFLRIDMYALGLVLWELAARCTAADGPVDEYMLCVCVCVCVCTCEVEH; encoded by the exons GCGCCATCCTGGGCCGCTCGGAAAAGCAGGAGTGCGTTTACTACAACAGCAGCTGGGAGAAGGACCGCACCAACCGCAGCGGCATCGAGGCCTGCTTCGGCGAGACGGACAAGCGCAAGCACTGCTTCGCCACCTGGAAGAACACGTCGGGCTCCATCGAGATCGTCAAGCAGGGCTGCTGGCTCGACGACGTGAACTGCTACGACAG CAGCGAGTGCGTGGAGAAGAAGGAGGGGCCCGACGTCTTCTTCTGCTGCTGCGAGGGCAACATGTGCAACAAGAAGTTCTTCTACAACCCCGACACCACCCCGCCCGTGCCAT cgACCTTAAACCCATTTACCCAGCAGCCTCCTCTGTTTAACACCCTGCTGTACTCCCTGGTGCCCATCATGGGCATAGCAGCCATCATCCTCTTCTCCTTCTGGATGTACCGCCATCACAAGCTGGCGTACCCGCCGGTCCTGGTGCCCACCCAG CACGCCTTTCATATCATGATAGAG GACCcgggccccacccccccctccccgctcctgGGACAGAAGCCATTGCAGTTACTGGAGCTGAAATCCAGGGGGCGCTTCGGCTGCGTGTGGAAGGCGCAGCTGCTCAGCGACTACGTGGCGGTCAAGATCTTCCCCATTCAG GACAAGCAGTCCTGGCAGCACGAGTACGAGACCTACAGCCTGAGCGGCATGAAGCACGAAAACATCCTGCACTTCCTGGGGGCGGAGAAGCGGGGCACCAACATGGACGTGGAGCTGTGGCTCATCACCGCATACCACGAGAAG ggtTCTCTGACTGATTACCTAAAGGCCAACGTGGTGTCCTGGAACGAGCTGTGCCACATCGCCCAGACCACGGCGAGGGGACTGGCCTACCTGCACGAGGACATCCCGGGCCTGAAGGACGGCCACAAGCCCGCCATCGCCCACAG GGACATCAAGAGCAAGAACGTGCTGCTGAAGACCAACCTGACCGCCTGCATCGCCGACTTCGGCCTGGCCCAGAGGTTCGACGCGGGGAAGTCCGCCGGAGACACGCACGGCcag GTGGGCACGCGCCGGTACATGGCCCCGGAGGTGCTGGAGGGGGCCATAAACTTCCAGCGAGACGCCTTCCTGAGGATAGACATGTACGCCCTGGGGCTGGTGCTGTGGGAGCTGGCGGCCCGCTGCACGGCTGCCGACG GCCCTGTGGATGagtacatgctgtgtgtgtgtgtgtgtgtttgtgtgtgtacatgtgaggtGGAGCACTAG